The Rhopalosiphum maidis isolate BTI-1 chromosome 1, ASM367621v3, whole genome shotgun sequence genome has a segment encoding these proteins:
- the LOC113548267 gene encoding structural maintenance of chromosomes protein 1A, which translates to MPPVLKCIEMDNFKSYRGHHMIGPLKNFTAVIGPNGSGKSNFMDAISFVMGEKTTSLRVKRLSDLIHGASVGQPVSRSASVTAVFKMDSEGTEKRFTRTVQGSSSDYRINDDSVSNQEYFAQLEQIGVNVKAKNFLVFQGAVESIAMKNPKERTALFEEISGSGALKEDYDRLKAEVMKAEEETNFTYLKKRGVAAERKEAKLEKEEAEKYQKLKDELAQKEVEYQLFRLYQNENMIKNYELDLEDRKKEVAKVESKKEKAEEVVKEKKKEQGKASRDLAKVEQEIREIEVEINKKRPSFIKSKERVAHIRKKLNTAKKSLAEVVMANDAHKKDIDELEAELKEVEKRRHDYEEQVAGESHSQGRDVQLEDAQVSEYNNLKIDARKQSALFLQELDSINREQKADQDRLDNELRLRSELENKIKQKTHEKEEAQKRVDKLTEHIKSSENALEEQRRLFDELRKDVGSSKDKVSKLQRDLDNVTEQLGDAKVDKHDDNRRKKKQELVENFKKAYPGVYDRLINMCHPISNRYNVAITKVLGKYMEAIIVDSEKTARLCIQYLKDHMLDPETFLPIDYLQTKPLKERLRNISRPHNVKLMYDVLEFDPEIDRVVLFATNNALVCESPEDANHVAYELERDGRYDAVALDGTFYQKSGIISGGSLDLARKAKRWDEKHMTQLKASKEKLSEELRDAMKKSRKESELNTVDSQIKGLDMRLKYGKTDKENTLKQIRDLEKELKFLENKLEGSGPRIEEIERTMRTRDIEIQSMRGRMNSVEDDVFADFCRQIGMTNIRQYEERELRSQQERAKIRLEFENQKNRIMSQLDFERTKDTQNNVTRWERAVHDDEDELERAKQAEQKQMSEIETDMKEVDRLKAQRQTKKQEVDQMDEVISKARKEVGAIAKDIQAAQKQVTNLENKVEMRRADRHAILTHCRMEDINIPLLQGNLEDIIQEQSVNNSEEQGRDSTANTQEIYDQEARITVDYSSLPDNLKDLEDLDDIKKLTDKMAKTMAEQSMKLQKIHAPNFKAMQKLDQAREKMQETDREFNTARTRAKKAKQNFERIKKERHNKFTECFEHVANEIDLIYKALSKNQSAQAFLGPENPEEPYLDGINYNCVAPGKRFQPMSNLSGGEKTVAALALLFAIHSYQPAPFFVLDEIDAALDNTNIGKVASYILQKKTNLQTIVISLKEEFFHHADALVGICPDEGQCLISKVIMMDLAEYPLAETDESIAFSLR; encoded by the exons ATGCCGCCAGTACTAAAATGCATAGAAATGGACAACTTCAAGTCCTACAGGGGTCATCATATGATTGGTCCTCTGAAGAACTTTACAGCTGTCATCGGACCCAATGGTTCTG GTAAATCTAACTTTATGGACGCTATAAGTTTTGTTATGGGTGAAAAAACTACCAGTCTCAGGGTAAAACGTCTTAGCGATCTTATACATGGTGCTTCAGTTGGACAACCCGTTTCTCGCAg TGCTAGTGTAACTGCAGTTTTCAAAATGGATAGTGAAGGTACTGAAAAACGATTTACTAGAACTGTGCAAGGATCATCATCAGACTATCGAATCAATgatgat TCAGTATCCAATCAAGAATATTTTGCACAGTTGGAACAGATTGGCGTGAATGTGAAAGCAAAAAATTTCTTAGTATTTCAAGGTGCAGTTGAATCAATTGCTATGAAAAATCCAAAAGAAAGAACTGCTTTATTTGAAGAAATTAGTGG ttctgGCGCACTAAAAGAAGATTATGATAGATTGAAAGCAGAGGTGATGAAAGCAGAAGAAGAAACTAACTTCACATACTTGAAAAAAAGAGGAGTTGCTGCTGAACGTAAAGAAGCAAAATTAGAAAAAGAAGAAGCAGAAAAGTATCAGAAACTCAAGGATGAATTA gcACAAAAAGAAGTTGAATATCAGTTGTTTCGGCTGTATCAAAATGAGAACATGATAAAAAACTACGAACTGGATTTAGAAGACCGTAAAAAAGAAGTTGCCAAAGTAGAAAGTAAAAAGGAAAAAGCCGAAGAAGTAGtcaaggaaaaaaaaaaagagcaaGGCAAGGCTAGTCGTGATTTGGCTAAAGTTGAACAAGAAATCAGAGAAATT gaagtagagattaataaaaaacgtcCATCTTTCATAAAGTCCAAAGAAAGAGTGGCACATATACGCAAGAAATTAAACACtgcaaaaaaatcattagcCGAAGTAGTAATGGCTAATGATGCTCACAAGAAGGATATTGATGAATTGGAAGCTGAACTTAAAGAAGTTGAAAAACGGCGTCATGATTACGAAGAGCAAGTGGCTGGGGAAAGTCATAGTCAGGGAAGAGATGTACAGTTAGAAGATGCTCag gtttctgagtataataatttaaaaattgatgctCGTAAACAGTcagcattatttttacaagaatTAGACTCAATTAACAGAGAACAAAAAGCTGATCAGGATAGGTTAGATAATGAGTTACGTTTGAGATCagaacttgaaaataaaataaaacagaaaacTCACGAAAAAGAAGAGGCTCAAAAACGAGTAGACAAATTAACTGAACATATAAAATCTAGTGAAAATGCATTGGAAGAACAAAGACGTTTATTTGATGAACTCCGTAAAGATGTTGGTTCATCTAAAGACAAAGTGTCAAAGTTACAAAGGGATTTGGATAATGTTACAGAACAGTTAGGTGATGCTAAGGTTGATAAGCACGACGATAACAGACGTAAAAAGAAACAAGAGTtagttgaaaatttcaaaaaagcaTATCCAGGAGTA tatgACCGTTTGATCAATATGTGTCATCCTATTAGTAACCGTTACAATGTAGCGATTACAAAAGTGTTAGGTAAATATATGGAGGCCATTATTGTAGATTCTGAGAAAACTGCACGTTTGTGCATTCAATACTTGAAGGATCATATGCTGGATCCGGAAACATTTTTGCCCATTGATTATTTGCAAACAAAACCACTTAAGGAGAGATTACGAAACATAAGTCGTCCACACAACGTCAAGCTCATGTATGATGTTCTGGAATTTGATCCAGAAATTGATAGAGTTGTTTTGTTTGCAACCAATAATGCATTAGTGTGTGAATCTCCTGAAGATGCCAATCATGTGGCTTATGAACTTGAAAGAGATGGAAGATATGAT GCTGTAGCTTTAGATGgtacattttatcaaaaatcggGTATTATATCTGGAGGTAGTTTGGATTTAGCTCGTAAAGCAAAACGTTGGGATGAAAAACATATGACTCAATTGAAGGCTTCTAAA gaaaaatTATCTGAAGAATTGAGAGATGCTATGAAAAAATCACGTAAAGAATCTGAATTAAATACTGTAGACTCCCAAATTAAAGGTCTAGATATGAGACTCAAGTATGGAAAAACTGACAAAGAAAACACT CTTAAACAAATCAGAGATTTGGAGAAGGAATTAAAATTCCTAGAAAACAAATTAGAAGGGAGTGga cctCGTATTGAAGAAATTGAAAGAACAATGCGGACACGTGATATTGAAATTCAATCTATGCGAGGTCGCATGAATTCAGTTGAGGATGATGTATTTGCTGATTTTTGTCGTCAAATCGGCATGACTAATATTCGTCAATATGAAGAACGTGAACTAAGGTCACAGCAAGAGAGGGCAAAAATTCGTTTGGAATTTGAAAATcagaaaaatagaataatgagTCAATTAGATTTTGAACGTACAAAAGACACACAGA ACAATGTAACACGTTGGGAGAGAGCAGTTCACGATGATGAAGATGAACTTGAACGTGCTAAACAGGCAGAACAGAAACAAATGTCTGAAATAGAAACTGATATGAAAGAAGTAGATCGATTGAAAGCTCAACGACAAACTAAAAAACAAGAAGTTGATCAAATGGACGAAGTGATAAGCAaa GCAAGAAAAGAAGTTGGTGCTATTGCTAAAGATATTCAAGCAGCTCAAAAGCAGGTGACTAACCTGGAGAACAAAGTAGAAATGCGTAGAGCTGATCGACATGCAATCCTAACTCACTGTCGG atggAAGACATTAACATACCGTTATTACAAGGCAATTTAGAAGATATTATTCAAGAACAATCTGTAAATAACTCTGAAGAACAAGGGCGAGACAGTACAGCTAATACACAAGAGATTTATGATCAGGAAGCAag aattactGTTGATTACTCTTCATTGCCTGATAATCTCAAGGATTTAGAGGATTtagatgatataaaaaaattaacagatAAAATGGCCAAGACTATGGCTGAACAATCAATGAAACTGCAAAAGATTCATGCCCCTAATTTTAAG GCAATGCAAAAATTGGATCAAGCTAGAGAAAAAATGCAAGAAACTGACCGGGAATTCAATACTGCCAGAACTCGTGCCAAGAAAGCTAAACAGAATTTTGAGCGTATTAAGAAAGAGAGACACAATAAATTCACAGAATGTTTTGAACATGTAGCAAATGAGATTGATTTGATATACAag GCCTTGTCTAAAAATCAATCTGCTCAGGCTTTTTTGGGACCTGAAAACCCAGAAGAACCTTATTTGgatggtataaactataattgtgTAGCTCCTGGTAAACGTTTCCAACCTATGTCCAATTTATCAGGAGGGGAAAAAACTGTCGCTGCATTAGCTTTGTTGTTCGCCATTCATAG ttatcagCCAGCTCCATTCTTTGTACTTGATGAAATAGATGCTGCTTTGGACAATACCAATATTGGGAAAGTCGCTTCCTATATTCTAcagaaaaaaactaatttacaaACCATTGTCATATCTCTTAAAGAAGAATTCTTCCATCATGCGGACGCTTTAGTTGGAATCTGTCCAGAT gaagGGCAGTGTTTAATCAGTAAAGTGATAATGATGGACCTGGCAGAGTATCCTTTAGCCGAAACTGACGAAAGTATAGCATTTTCTCTAcgttaa